A single Parabacteroides timonensis DNA region contains:
- a CDS encoding Gfo/Idh/MocA family oxidoreductase: MNKIKTGLAAYGMSGQVFHAPFINANPHFELTAISERSKDLAKERYPQARIVRSFDELLTVDDLELIVINTPDSSHYEYARRALEAGKNVLVEKPFTTTVEQANELVALAAEKKLSLSVYQNRRWDSDFLTIKEILHKNLLGHLVEFESTFPRFRNFIKPGTWKETGEAGGGITYNLGAHLIDQAVQLFGVPEAVFADIAILREGGMVDDYFIIHLLRPSLAPNIKITLKASYLMCEREPRFVLHGTNGSFVKYGLDRQEADLTDGLTPDMPHWGEEEKELWGLLHTDNNGVDVREKYPSLPGDYNALYENIYQHIRNGMPLLSDAREVVDVIRLIEAAWESSRSGKVIKLF; encoded by the coding sequence ATGAATAAGATCAAAACAGGATTAGCTGCTTACGGAATGTCGGGGCAGGTATTTCATGCTCCATTCATAAATGCCAACCCGCATTTTGAATTGACGGCTATCTCCGAGCGCAGCAAGGATCTGGCTAAAGAACGTTATCCACAGGCACGTATCGTTCGTAGTTTCGACGAACTGCTTACAGTGGATGACCTGGAACTGATCGTGATAAACACGCCAGACAGTTCTCATTACGAATATGCACGCCGGGCATTGGAAGCCGGAAAGAATGTACTTGTAGAAAAGCCGTTCACAACAACCGTAGAACAGGCAAACGAGCTGGTTGCCCTTGCCGCAGAAAAGAAACTAAGCCTGAGTGTCTACCAGAATCGAAGGTGGGATAGTGATTTCCTGACAATCAAAGAAATATTACATAAAAACCTATTAGGACATCTGGTTGAATTCGAATCCACTTTCCCTCGTTTCCGCAATTTCATCAAGCCGGGGACATGGAAAGAAACAGGGGAAGCCGGAGGAGGCATAACATATAATCTCGGAGCACATCTGATCGATCAGGCTGTACAATTGTTCGGTGTGCCGGAAGCTGTATTTGCTGATATCGCGATTTTACGTGAAGGTGGCATGGTAGACGATTATTTCATCATTCATCTGCTTCGTCCTTCCCTGGCTCCAAACATAAAGATAACACTTAAAGCCAGCTACCTGATGTGTGAACGTGAGCCGAGGTTTGTGCTTCACGGAACAAATGGTTCGTTTGTAAAATATGGGCTCGACAGGCAGGAAGCGGATCTGACGGATGGGCTCACGCCCGATATGCCTCATTGGGGTGAAGAAGAAAAAGAACTGTGGGGATTACTTCATACAGACAATAACGGCGTGGATGTAAGGGAGAAATATCCAAGCCTCCCCGGAGACTACAATGCTTTGTACGAAAATATTTACCAGCATATCAGGAATGGCATGCCTTTGTTAAGCGATGCACGGGAAGTGGTAGATGTGATCCGTTTGATTGAAGCAGCCTGGGAAAGCAGCAGATCAGGAAAAGTAATTAAGCTGTTCTAG
- the glyA gene encoding serine hydroxymethyltransferase produces the protein MKQDKIIFDIIEKEHQRQLKGIELIASENFVSDQVMQAMGSCLTNKYAEGYPGKRYYGGCEVVDQSETIAIERLKQIFNAEWANVQPHSGAQANAAVFLAVLNPGDTFLGLNLSHGGHLSHGSPVNSSGILYRATEYNVKEDTGRVDYDQMEEVALREKPRLIVGGGSAYSREWDYKRMREIANKVGALLMIDMAHPAGLIAAGLLNNPLEYAHIVTSTTHKTLRGPRGGIILLGKDFENPWGKKTPKGEIKKMSQLLDSAVFPGIQGGPLEHVIAAKAVAFGEALEPEYKTYQAQVKANAAAMAKAFIDKGYKIISDGTDNHSMLIDLRKKFPELTGKVAEKALVAADITVNKNMVPFDSRSAFQTSGIRVGTPAITTRGAKEPLMAEIVELIDTVLSAPECDKTITAVREKVNSIMKEYPIFAW, from the coding sequence ATGAAACAAGACAAGATCATTTTCGACATCATTGAGAAAGAACATCAGCGCCAGTTGAAAGGTATCGAGCTGATTGCTTCTGAAAACTTTGTGAGCGACCAGGTGATGCAAGCCATGGGAAGCTGTCTGACCAACAAATACGCCGAAGGTTATCCCGGTAAGCGTTATTATGGAGGTTGTGAAGTTGTAGACCAGAGCGAAACCATCGCTATCGAACGGTTGAAACAAATCTTCAATGCTGAATGGGCAAACGTTCAGCCGCACTCAGGGGCACAGGCTAATGCAGCCGTATTCCTGGCAGTACTTAATCCAGGGGATACATTCCTCGGCTTAAACCTGTCACATGGTGGTCACCTTTCTCATGGTTCTCCAGTAAACAGTTCAGGTATTTTATATAGAGCTACAGAATATAACGTTAAAGAAGACACCGGACGTGTAGACTACGACCAGATGGAAGAAGTTGCACTACGTGAAAAACCTCGTTTGATCGTAGGTGGCGGTTCTGCTTACTCACGCGAGTGGGACTACAAACGTATGCGCGAAATCGCCAACAAAGTAGGTGCTCTGTTGATGATCGACATGGCTCACCCTGCCGGCCTTATTGCAGCTGGTTTGCTGAACAATCCACTGGAATATGCTCATATCGTAACATCAACCACCCATAAGACTTTACGTGGTCCGCGTGGTGGTATCATCCTTTTAGGCAAAGATTTCGAAAACCCATGGGGAAAAAAGACTCCGAAAGGCGAGATCAAGAAAATGTCTCAATTACTGGACTCAGCTGTATTCCCAGGTATCCAGGGAGGTCCGCTGGAACACGTGATCGCTGCTAAAGCCGTTGCTTTCGGTGAAGCGCTGGAGCCGGAATACAAAACATATCAGGCTCAGGTTAAAGCTAATGCAGCTGCGATGGCGAAAGCTTTTATCGATAAAGGCTATAAGATCATTTCCGATGGTACGGACAATCATAGCATGCTGATCGACCTGCGCAAGAAGTTCCCGGAACTGACAGGTAAGGTTGCAGAAAAAGCATTGGTTGCAGCTGACATCACAGTAAATAAAAACATGGTTCCGTTCGACAGTCGTTCGGCTTTCCAGACTTCAGGTATCCGTGTCGGTACTCCGGCTATCACTACCCGTGGTGCCAAAGAACCGCTGATGGCTGAAATCGTGGAATTGATCGATACAGTTCTTTCTGCACCTGAATGTGATAAAACAATCACTGCTGTTCGCGAAAAAGTAAACAGCATCATGAAAGAATACCCTATCTTCGCATGGTAA
- a CDS encoding family 20 glycosylhydrolase has product MKKLVSMCAGAALCILASCSEGPTKQMPYNQGINVIPVPVSLTQNEGVFKIGKNMAFQASTPEAKIVAEFFASKMNLATGYQVTVGDKEVSNGISLIIDESLDVNNEGYTLDVTANGAIVKAKTPQGLFYGMQTFMQLLPAEIESPVVVNGIAWTTPCVSVKDEPRFEYRGFMLDPCRHFIPVENVKKQIDALSLFKINTMHWHLTDDQGWRVEIKKYPKLTEIGSKRIEGEGTEYGGFYTQEEIKEVVKYAADRFITVIPELELPGHEMAAIAAYPELSCRGEQGSPRIIWGVEDIVMCAGKEEPFKFLEDVIDELAPMFPSEYFHIGGDECPKISWKACPLCQKRIQAEGLKATKEHSAEERLQSYFVQRMEKYLAEKHGKKIIGWDEILEGGLAPSATVMSWRGEEGGIAAANMGHDVIMTPGSAGMYLDQYQGDAKIEPVTIGGYATIEKVYNYNPVPDTLVTTGKAQHIKGVQCNNWSEYMYNTDLMEYRMYPRMLALSEIGWSPLNRKDYKDFERRLDNALVRLDAHNINYHIPQPEQPNGSSNFVAFTDKVSLEFKTTRPIKMVYTIDGTEPTAESTVYSAPIEFTESGILKIRSVLPSGKMSKTRTITVEKQALAPAKEVAKTTPGLEMQVTDGMFLESSKLADIKEWKKSTMKDLRELTTVVKSSESMRGVKQYAAIATGYVNIPEDGVYYISSDNEEVWIDGKLLINNGGEVKRFSRHDTSVALAAGLHEIKVVFLGHIIGGWPSNWNDGSVKLRKADADKFTRITPEMLVH; this is encoded by the coding sequence ATGAAGAAGCTCGTTTCAATGTGTGCAGGCGCAGCACTATGTATTCTTGCGTCATGCAGTGAAGGGCCTACAAAGCAGATGCCTTACAACCAGGGTATCAATGTAATTCCCGTACCTGTAAGTCTGACTCAGAACGAAGGAGTCTTTAAAATCGGCAAAAACATGGCTTTCCAGGCTTCCACTCCGGAAGCAAAGATTGTTGCTGAATTTTTTGCATCTAAAATGAACCTGGCCACAGGTTATCAGGTAACAGTCGGAGATAAAGAAGTCTCTAATGGCATTTCTTTAATTATCGACGAATCACTGGATGTAAACAACGAAGGTTATACACTCGACGTGACTGCTAATGGTGCAATTGTAAAAGCTAAAACTCCGCAGGGATTATTCTACGGTATGCAAACATTCATGCAATTATTACCCGCAGAAATCGAAAGCCCGGTTGTTGTAAACGGTATTGCATGGACTACTCCATGTGTATCCGTAAAAGACGAACCGCGTTTCGAATACCGTGGCTTTATGCTTGACCCCTGCCGCCATTTTATTCCGGTTGAAAACGTAAAGAAACAGATCGACGCATTGTCTTTATTCAAAATCAACACAATGCACTGGCATTTAACAGATGACCAGGGCTGGCGCGTTGAAATCAAGAAATATCCGAAACTGACTGAAATCGGTTCGAAACGTATCGAAGGCGAAGGAACTGAATACGGAGGCTTCTACACCCAGGAAGAGATCAAGGAAGTTGTGAAATATGCAGCCGACCGTTTCATCACTGTTATTCCTGAACTGGAACTGCCGGGACACGAAATGGCTGCTATCGCAGCTTATCCCGAACTGTCTTGCCGTGGCGAACAAGGCTCTCCGCGTATCATCTGGGGTGTTGAAGACATCGTAATGTGTGCCGGCAAGGAAGAACCGTTCAAATTCCTGGAAGATGTAATCGACGAACTGGCCCCGATGTTCCCGAGCGAATACTTCCATATCGGTGGCGACGAATGTCCGAAGATCAGCTGGAAAGCCTGCCCGCTCTGCCAGAAACGCATCCAGGCAGAAGGTCTGAAAGCTACGAAGGAACACAGTGCTGAAGAACGCTTGCAGAGCTACTTCGTTCAACGCATGGAAAAATATCTGGCTGAAAAGCACGGCAAGAAGATTATCGGATGGGACGAAATCCTGGAAGGTGGTCTGGCTCCGAGCGCAACAGTTATGTCATGGCGTGGTGAAGAAGGCGGTATCGCCGCTGCTAATATGGGACATGATGTGATCATGACTCCGGGAAGTGCTGGTATGTATCTCGACCAATATCAAGGAGATGCAAAGATCGAACCGGTAACTATCGGTGGATACGCTACGATAGAGAAAGTTTATAACTATAATCCGGTTCCCGACACATTGGTTACAACAGGTAAAGCTCAGCATATTAAAGGCGTTCAATGCAACAACTGGTCTGAATACATGTATAATACAGATTTGATGGAATATCGTATGTATCCGCGTATGCTTGCTTTGTCTGAAATCGGATGGAGTCCGCTTAACCGCAAAGACTACAAGGATTTCGAACGCAGACTGGATAACGCACTGGTTCGTCTGGATGCACACAATATCAACTATCATATCCCGCAACCGGAACAGCCGAACGGTTCTTCCAATTTTGTAGCGTTCACAGATAAAGTATCTCTTGAGTTTAAGACTACACGTCCTATCAAGATGGTATATACAATCGACGGAACAGAACCGACTGCTGAATCAACCGTTTACTCTGCTCCTATCGAATTCACTGAATCCGGCATACTGAAGATCCGTTCTGTTTTACCTTCCGGTAAAATGAGCAAGACTCGTACGATCACAGTGGAAAAACAGGCATTGGCTCCGGCTAAAGAAGTCGCTAAGACAACTCCGGGACTGGAAATGCAGGTGACTGACGGTATGTTCCTTGAATCATCCAAACTGGCTGACATTAAGGAATGGAAGAAATCTACAATGAAAGATCTTCGCGAACTTACTACTGTTGTTAAGAGCAGCGAATCTATGAGAGGCGTAAAACAATATGCCGCTATTGCAACCGGTTATGTAAATATCCCGGAAGATGGCGTTTATTATATTTCTTCCGACAACGAAGAAGTTTGGATCGATGGCAAACTGCTTATCAACAATGGCGGTGAAGTGAAACGTTTCTCACGTCACGACACATCTGTTGCATTAGCTGCCGGTTTACACGAAATCAAAGTTGTATTCCTTGGACACATCATTGGTGGCTGGCCTTCTAACTGGAATGACGGAAGCGTGAAACTACGCAAAGCAGATGCAGATAAATTCACTCGCATTACTCCGGAAATGCTGGTACATTAA